The DNA sequence CTCGATCCTGCCCGGCGGTGCCGCCCCCGGTGTCGACCGGCGCTCCCGCTCGGCCGGGATGCTGGAAAATTTCCTATCGAGATTGATTTTGCGCATTCCCGAAAGGCGTCTTTCCAACGATTCCAAAGGGTTAGGGCTGCCGGGTGCAAAAAAACACGTAAGAAAGACCGGTCTGTCTAACTCTAAAAACCAAGCAATTTCAAAGACTTAGAGTAATTGATTTTGAACATTTATTCAAAATCCAGCCGCTTTCCGGCGTCCGGCCCGTCCGGCACACCCTTTCGCTGGGGAATCCCCGGAGATGAAAGGCGGAGCAAAGGCGGAGTCGCGGCGCGGATTTCAGGGCTCAGAAGTCGATCGGGGCGCCGCCGCGCAGTACGGCCTCGGCCGCCGGGGTAAAACGGCCGTCCGCCTCGTGCAACGTCAGGCCGGGCAGCAGACGCGCCGGGCCCTTTCCGCCGAGGCGCGCGCGGACCAGAACCCGCCTGGCGTCCCTGCCGGCCTTGGGCCACAGCGGCAAAATCTCCGGCCCGCCGCACCGCGCCGCCAGCGCGGCCAGCAGATCGTCGAGCCGCGCCGCGGCATAGACCGTCGTCGCCGTCGCTTTCGGCCGGCCCCCCGGACGGCAGAGACGGCAGAGTTCGTCCACCCATCCGGCGATGGACATGTCGCCTTCGTGGTTGGCCCGCGCCTTGCGGGCGTCAGGCGACCGGTTGCCCGACCCTTCGGCCCAGAAGGGTGGGTTTGACATCACATGATCGAACGGCCGCCCGGCGGCGTCGAGCGCCGCCGTGTCCGCAACGGCGGTCAGCCGGCCGTCGAGGCCGTTCGCCGCCGCGTTTTCCAGCGCGAGCCGCCGCAGGACGGGATCGGGCTCGACGCCGGCCACCATGCAGTCCGGAACGCGCGCCAGCAGGCACAGCGCCGCCGCCCCGGCGCCCAGGCCGAGTTCGAACACCCGGTCGCCGGCCCCGGCCGGCACGGCGGCGGCCAGGAACACCGGGTCGATGGCGCTGCGGTAGCCGGCCGCCGGCTGCCGGAACCGGATGCGGCCGCCGAGCAGCGCGCCGTCGG is a window from the Rhodospirillaceae bacterium genome containing:
- a CDS encoding methyltransferase, whose protein sequence is MTIETTDGALLGGRIRFRQPAAGYRSAIDPVFLAAAVPAGAGDRVFELGLGAGAAALCLLARVPDCMVAGVEPDPVLRRLALENAAANGLDGRLTAVADTAALDAAGRPFDHVMSNPPFWAEGSGNRSPDARKARANHEGDMSIAGWVDELCRLCRPGGRPKATATTVYAAARLDDLLAALAARCGGPEILPLWPKAGRDARRVLVRARLGGKGPARLLPGLTLHEADGRFTPAAEAVLRGGAPIDF